The nucleotide window CTCCGGCGATCTGGGCCGCAGCCTGAGCCCCGACCCGTTCGACCCGGCGGACAGGCGGGCGATCATGAACTTCGAGAAGATCGAGCGCGCCGGCCATGTGCTCTACATGTGCCTGGACTCCCTCCCCGACCCCTCCGTGGCCTCCGCCATCGGCGCCCTGGCCCTCGCCGACCTCGCCGCTCGCGCCGGCATGCGCTACAACCTGGGCGGGTACCGGCGCATCTCGCTGTTCGTCGACGAGGTCAGCAACGTCATCAACCAGCCCTTGATCGAGATCCTCAACAAGGGCGCCGAAGGTGGCATCTACACCACCTGCGCCATGCAGACCCTGGCCGACCTGGCCAAACGCCTGGGCAGCGAGGACGCGGCCCGCATGACGCTCGGCAACCTCAACAACCTGATCGCGCTCCGCTCCAAGGATCGGCCGACACAGGACTTCGTGGTCGAAACCTTCGGCAAGACCGCGATCCATACGCTTCGTGTGGGCCTGAGCCATGGGGCGGATGCCCATCTGGGCGATTTCTCCGCCAGCCACTCCACGCAGCTCACGGAGAGCTTCGAGGAAATGATCCCTGCCGACGTGCTGGGCAAGCTGCCGAATCTGCAGTACTTCGCATCGGTGTCGGGCGGGCGCATCATCAAGGGACGCTTCCCCATCCTCGACACGGAAACACCGTTCCCGAAGCCCCGCCATCGGGTTGCAGCATGATCCGCATCATTGCTGTCGCGGCCCTGACCCTGCTGCTGGTCTTCGTGCTGTATCTGCCGGCCGCGAATCCTCCCGAGCGCTTCCTGAACCAGATCCACAGCGAACACAAGCTCAACACGGCAACGTGGAGCGAGGCGCGCGCAGTGCTCATCCTCGAGCGCACGCTCTCGATGAACCAGGCCCTGAGCGCCGCCAGCCCGGTACCAACCTCGGCACAAGCGCCCGGCACGGACCGCATGGCTGAAGCCGTCGCCCAGGAAATGGCTCGCGTCAATCAGCGCTTCTTTGGCAACACCTACTTCCGCTCGATCGATGCCCAACTGCTACTTGCGACCTACCGGCTCTCGGCGCTGATCGAGTGGCTGCCTCTGCAGGCATTCGTCATCATTGCCACTGTGATCGACGGCTTCGTCGTCCGCATCCTGCGTGCCAAGCAGTTCAAGCCGCACGATCCGGAGTGGTTCGCCCTCCACGCCAGCGCCTTCGTTCTGATGGCGTGTGCAAGCATCGTCGCGTTCGTAACCCCGATCACCATTGCCCCTGCACTGCTGGCCATGCTGCCGGTTTCCGGCGCATTCTTCCTGAGCAGGGTGGTGGCGAATTTCCATCGCCACGGCTGATCGACTCGACCGATCGAACGGAGGGCATGAACTTGCCCCTGTGGCGTCGAGCCCGTTACAATAAGAATAATTCTTATTCAACACATTTCCCTGATCCCGAAAGCTGTGCGGGCAAACCATCGCGCGGCGTGATGACTTGCCTGTGAGCGCGCTCGACCCAACGCTTTCTCCCTCCGTGGAGGCCCTCTACTGCGACCACCATGACTGGTTGCAGGGATGGTTGCGCCGCCGCCTGGGCAATGCCGCGGATGCCGCCGACCTCGCGCACGACGCCTTCCTGCGCTTGCTGGTGACGCCCCGGCGCTTTGACGGTCCGCCCGAGGCGCGGCTCTACCTGCGCACCATGGCCAATGGTCTGTGCGTCGATCTCTGGCGTCGCCGTCAGGTCGAAGCGGCTTGGCTCGAAGCGCTGGCAGCCCAGCCCGAATCGTTCGCTCCTTCGTCCGAGCAGCAGGCCATCGTCCTGCAAACCCTGCAGGACATCGACGCCATGCTGCAAGGCATCTCGCCCAAGGCCGCTCGAGCCTTTGTGCTGGCGGTGGGTTGCGAGATGACCGACAAGGAAGTTGCCGCCGAGTTGGGCGTCTCCACCCGCATGGTGCGCAAGTATGTGGCGCAGGCCATGCTGCTGTGCATGCAGATGGAGGCGCATCACAATGTCCGCGGCTGAACTGCCCCTCCCGTCAGCGCCCAGCGCAGACACGCGCGACGCCAAGCACCGGGCAATGCAGGAAGCAGCGGAATGGTTCGCGCTGCTGCGCTCTGGCGAAGCTGTCCACACTGATCGCGCGGCTTGGGAAGCCTGGCTGGCAGCCAGCGAAGCCCACCGCGCGGCTTGGGGCTGCGTCGAGCAGGTCAGCCGCCGCTTCGAGCCCATCCAGAGCAGCGTCGACCCGCGTTCCACCGTCGAAGTGCTGCAAACCGCGCGGCACCATGCGCTCCGGCGCCGCGTCCTGCTGGGTTTGGCAACTTGTGGTGGCACCGGGCTGCTGAGCTGGGCCGTATGGCGCCACACGCCGCTGCCCGCCATGGCCATGGCCTGGGCGGCCGACCACCGCACCAGCGTGGGCGAAGTGCGCGAAGTCTCCCTCCCCGACGGCACCCGCGTGTGGCTGGGCTCGGCCAGCGCATTCGACGAGGACTACCAGCCCGGCCTGCGCCGCCTGCGCTTGGTGACGGGTGACATCTTCATCGAGACGGCAGCCGATGCCCGCCGGGGCTTCGTGGTCGACACCCCTCAAGGACGCCTGCGCGCCCTGGGCACGCGCTTCAATGCGCGGCTGGAAGAAGACGGGCAGACCTTTGTCGCGGTCTATGAAGGCGCAGTCGAGGTGCGCACCGCCACCAGCGGCACCACCCGAGTCCTCCGGGCCAGTGAGCAGACCCGCTTCAGCGGCAGCGGTGTCGAGCCCCCCGCACAGGCCGACCCCGCCCGCGAATCATGGACCCAAGGCCTGCTGATCGCCCAGGACATGCCCCTGGGCCAGGTCGCGGCCGAACTGGCGCGCTACCGCCGCGGCCACCTGGCCGTCGCCCCCGAGGTCGCCGACCTGCGCGTGTTCGGCAGCTTTCCGCTGAACGACACAGACCGGGCGCTGGTCATGCTCTCCACCGTGCTGCCCGTCCAGGTGCGGCACACACTGCCCTGGTGGAGCAGCATTGAGCCCAAGGGTAAGGGAGCGGCTCGATCACCATGAGCTTCAGCGCCACAGGATCACCCGAGGCCGCCGCGCTCCAGCAGCAAATAGCCGGCCTCTACTGCGACCACCACGGTTGGCTGCACGGCTGGCTGCGCAAGAAGCTGGGCTGCACCCACCGCGCTGCCGATCTGGCGCACGACACCTTCGTGCGGCTGCTCACCTCCCGCATGCCGGCCCGGCTGGACGAGCCTCGCGCCTACCTGACCACCGTGGCCCGGCATGTGCTGCTTAACCATCAGCGACGCCAGCGGCTCGAGCTTGCTTGGGCGGCCGAACTGGCCCAGGTGCCGCAGGAGTTTGCGCCCTCCGCCGAAGAGCGGGCCATGGCGCTGGAAACCCTGGTGGCCATCGATGCCTTGCTCGACGGCCTGTCGGCCAAGGCGCGGCGTGCCTTTCTGCTCAGCCAGCTCGACGGCCTGACCTACGCCGAGATCGCCGCCGAGATCGGCGTCTCCGTCAGTCGCGTGCGGCAGTACATCGCCGAAGCCCTCACGCGCTGCTACGCCGCGCTCTGAGGTTCGTGTGGGCGACCTTGGCGCCGATCCGGGCGCGACACCAACCGCCGACCGCCCCTCGCCGAACGCGCCTGACGCACTTCCCGAGCCGGCCGCTTCCTCCGACCCTACAGACCCCATCGCCGCCCGCGCCATTGCCTGGATGGTGCAACTGCGTTCCGGCGAAGCCAGCGCGGCCGACCACGCCGCCTTCGACGCCTGGCGCCGCGCCGATCCACGGCACGAAGCCGCCGCCACGCGCATGGAGCGTGCACTCGGCCGCCTGAACGAACTGCCGCAGGGGCTGGCACCCCGCCAAGCCATGTGAATCGCCCCGGGATTCGCGGAGGCTGTTTGGTTTAAGTCAGGCCACCACCTCGGTGTTCTGACTGGCGAGTTGCCGGTAGTAGTTTGCCTCAGCCTCTGCAGGCGGGATATACCCGATGGGTTCGAGCAGGCGATGGTGGTTGAACCACGACACCCATTCGAGCGTTGCGAACTCCACGGCCTCCTTGGTTTTCCATGGCGCCCGGCGGTGAATCAGCTCGGCCTTGTAGAGGCCGTTGATGGTCTCGGCTAGGGCGTTGTCATAGCTGTCGCCCTTGCTGCCCACAGACGGCTCGATGCCGGCTTCTGCCAGTCGTTCGGTGTAGCGAATGCTGACGTACTGCGACCCTCTGTCCGAATGACAAACAAGGCTTCCATCGCGCTCCGGCTGCCGGGCATATAGAGCCTGCTCCAGCGCGTCGAGTACGAAGTCCGTTCGCATCGAACTGCTCACTCGCCAGCCGACGATGCGCCTGGCAAACACATCGATGACGAAGGCCACGTACAGCCAGCCCTGCCAGGTCGAGACGTACGTGAAATCGCTGACCCACAACTGGTTCGGCCGCTCGGCACGGAACTGCCGATTCACTCGGTCCAGCGGACATGGCGCCCTGGCATCGCCAATCGTGGTGCGCACGACCTTGCCGCGCATCACGCCGCGCAGGCCCAGCCGGCGCATCAATCGCTCGACCGTGCAGCGGGCCACGGTCACGCCTTCGCGAGTCAGTTGCCGCCACACCTTGTCGGCGCCGTAGACCTGCATGTTGGCCTGCCAGACGCGCTGAATCTCCGGGACCAGCACATCATCGCGCTGAGCCCGGATGCAGCGTTTGTGAGGCTCACGCAGCAGCGCCGCATGCCTTCGATATGCCGACGGGGCGACCTGCAAGACCTTGCAGAGCGGCTCGACCCCGAAGGCATCGCGATGCTTGTCGATGAAATCCTTCAGGACTTGAGCCGGCGGTCGAGCTCCGCCTGGGCGAAAAACGCGCTGGCCAGCTTCAATATCTCGTTGGCCCGGCGCAGCTCCTTGACCTCGCGCTCCAGCTCCTTCATCCGCCGGGCCTCACTGGTCGTGATGCCTTCACGCACGCCAGTGTCGACCTCGACGCGTTTGACCCATTCGTACAGCGTCTGCGGCACGCATCCAATCTTCGGCGCGATGGACTCGATGGCCGCCCACAGCGACGGGTACTCCCCCCGGTGTTCCTGCACCATCCTCACCGCCCGCTCACGCACCTCGGGTGAGAACTTGTTCGACTTGCTCATGGCTCAATCCTCTCAGAGTGTTGAGCCTCCTCAAAACCCGGGGCGATTCACACTGCCAAAGGTCGAGCCACCACACCTGATTCACGACTGGCGGCAATGTGAGCTGCACCCGTTAACCCAAGTGCGAAGCCCGCTGACACCAGCGCCATCATCAAATCGCTCGTTGAAACTCGCTCCGCGACCAGCGGCTCCATGTCCACTCGGCGAAGCACCCGCTCAACATGTTTGGCAACGCCTTCGCAGATCTGCGGATCGCAAAGCACCAATGGGTAGCGCAGTAACTCTTCCAAGGGGATGCGCTTGTGCATCAACAGCGGATGCCGGGCGGGCACAGCTACCATCAATGCGTCGCTCCATGCGGGTAGTGCGACAACGCCATCTCCCACTTCTTTGGATTGGGCAAATCCCACGTCGTACAAGTCATCATGCAGCCCTTTGATCTGCTGAGATAACGGCACCTCGAAGAAGCGAATTTCAACCTCGGGCTCCTCTTGTCGACATAGCGCCAGCAAGGCCGGCAAACGCGAAGGTGTGATGCCATCCGACAAGGCCACACGCAATTGCCCGTGAAAGCCATTGGCGACCGCTGTCACGCTGTCACGCGCCTGCTGCAAGGCAGTAAAGATGCGTGGCACGCGTTCCAGAAAGAGCCTGCCCGCCCGGGTGAGTCGGGTACTGCGGGTGGTGCGCTCGAATAATTGCACACCCAAGTCCTCCTCTAATTCCTTGATGGCCCGTGACAACGGTGACTGCTCGATATGCAATCGCTCCGCGGCACGTGCGAAGTGCAGTTCTTCGGCCACGGCCAAAAAGTAGCGAGGGCGGCGGAGTTCCATTTATTCCTCCTACTCCGTCAGATGCAACCTCACGTCATGATTTGCGCAGTCGTTATCGACACTTGAAGGTCACGAATGCCAGACACTTCTCCCTGGAGCCAGGCAATGGCTTCCTCCACCGAGGCGAACACGCCGCCGGGCACCCCGAACGCCTTTTCCACCTGCATGTTCTTGAGCCGGGCGTAGTCCTGCGGCGGCAGGATCACCGTCGCCATGCCGATGACCCAGCGCTGCAGCAGGGGGCGGTTCTGCGCCAGCCAGGACTTGCCAGCCGCCGCGCTTCCCTCGGGGTGCGCCAGCGACCCGTGCGTGGCATAGACGCGCAGCAGAGCGAAGGGCTGCTCGCGCGCGAACCAGGCCTGCCAGCTGTCGAGTTGGGCCTGGTACGCCTGCAGCGTTGCCTCCTCGCGGTAAACGCCCACCACCAGCGGCCAATGGGACAGGTCTTCCATGGTCAATCTCCTTTCCGGTTTGAAATCGTCAACTCCCAATCACGCGCCTGCTGCTGCGCCGCCCACAGGCGCGCATACAGCCCACCGCGCTCGATCAGATCCGCATGCCGCCCCTGCTCCACCAGCTTGCCCTGGTCGAGCACCAGGATGCGGTCGGCATGGCGCACGCTGGCGAGCCGGTGAGCGATGGCCACTACGGTGCGACCCTTGGCCAGTTCCGTGATGGCCCGCTGGATCTCCGCTTCGGCGGACGGATCGACGCTGGCCGTGGCCTCGTCCAGCAGCAGCACCGGCGCGTCCTTGAGCAGCGCCCGCGCGATGGAGATACGCTGGCGCTCGCCGCCCGAAAGCGACGCGCCGCCTTCGTCGAGCACGGTGTCGTAGCCCTGCGGCAGCGCCATGATGAAGCCGTGCGCCTGGGCGCGCCGGGCCGCCTCGATGGCCTGCTCGCGGCTTGCGCCGGGGCGGCCGATGCGCAGGTTGTCCAGCACCGTGCCGGAGAACAGCAGCACGTCCTGGAACACCATGGCCACGTGCCGGTGCAGCGCATCGGTGCCGATCTCGCGCAGATCGGCGCCGCCCAGGCGGATGCTGCCGCCCTGCACGTCCCACAGCCGCGCGATCAGGTGCACCAGCGTGCTTTTGCCCGCGCCGCTGGGGCCGACCACGGCAGTCAGGCCGTTGGCAGGAATCTCGCAGCTCATGCCATCGAGCACCGGCGCACCGTCGTAGGCGAAGCGCGCGTCCTCGAACGTGATGGCGTAACCCTGAGGCACGCGCGGCTGCGCGGGCTCCGGCAGCGCGGGTTGGGCCAATACCTGCTCGATGCGCGCGAGCGCGCGGCGCGCGAAGCGCAGCAGCACGGTGGACAGCCCCACCTCGAACAACTGCCGGTATACGGGCAGCGCCAGCACCAGGAAGGCGACCAGCACCTGCGGTGCGAGCGTGCCCGCAGCCAGCCACCAGCTGCCTGCCAGCACCAGGCTGACGTAGCCCGTCTCCAGCAGGAAACCGTAGGCCACCAGCCAGGGGGCGGGCTTGATCTCGGCGGCCAACATCGCGGCATGGTGTTCGTCCAGCGCCGCCTCCAGGCGGCGGAAGGCTTCGCCGAAGCGGCCGAAGCCCCGGATCACGCCGATGCCCTGCACGTATTCCAGCAGCGCGGACTGGGCCGCCGCGCTGGCAGCCATCAGGCGCGCACCGGAGCGAGCGGCGGCGCGCTGCGTCCAGGCCAGCGCGAGCAACGCCAGCGGGATGCCCGCCAGCATCACCAGCGCCAGCCGCCAGTCCAGCCAGAACAGGAACAGCGCCAGGAAGGCCGGCATCGCCAGCCCCGATACGAAGATGCCGAGGAAGTGCGACCACAGGTTTTCGACCAGTTCGAGGTCGGAAGTCAGCCGCGCGCCCAGGTCGCCGCCGCGCTGGCGGGCGAACCAGCCCATCGGCAGCCGCCGCAGGTGATCGGCCACGCGCAGCCGCGCCTGGCCCATCATCGCGTAGGCGCCGCCGAACACCAGCGGCATGCCCACGCGCGCCGCCGCGATGCGCAGCGCCACGCAGGCGGCCAGCGCCAGACCTATTGCCAGCGCCGTGCCCGGCGTGGCCGTGCCGCCGAACACCGCGCGCAGCAGCAGGTACAGCAGCGGGTACGGGGCGGCGGCCAGCAGCCCTTCCACGACAGCCCAGGCCAGCCCGTGCACCAGGCGCGGATCGCGCTCGCCCGAGAGGCGGAAGCCCGCCTGCATCAGTTCGCGGATCATGCGCGACTCCCCAATGTCCATTCACGCGCCTGCTCGTGGTCGCGCCACAGGCGGCGATAGGTCTCGCAATCGCGCAACAGTTCGTCGTGCGTGCCCTGCCCCGCCACGCGCCCGCCATCCATCACAACGATGCGGTCGGCGTGCCGCATGGTGCGCAGCCGGTGGCCCACCACCAGCACCGTGCGGCCCTGGCACAGCCGGTCCAGCGCCTGCTGGATCAGCGCCTCGTTCTCGGCATCGACGCTGGCCGTGGCCTCATCGAGCAGCAGGATGGGCGCATCCTTGAGCAGCGCGCGGGCGATGGACAGGCGCTGGCGCTCGCCGCCGGACAGGCGCGCGCCGCGCTCGCCCAGCGGCGTGTCGTAGCCCTGCGGCAGTGCGGCGATGAAATCGTGCGCCTGCGCGGCGCGGGCTGCGGCCTCGATCTCGGCATCGCTGGCGTCGGGCCGCGCCAGGCGCAGGTTGTCGCGCACGCTGCCGTGGAACAGCACCACCTCCTGGAACACGATGCCCACGCGCGCCAGCAGTGCGTCCAGTGGCCATTCGCGCACGTCCACGCCGCCCACGCGCAGGCTGCCGGCCTCGAATTCGTACAAGCGCGCCACCAGCCGCACCAGCGTGCTCTTGCCCGAGCCGCTGGGGCCGACCAGCGCCGTCACCTGCCCGGCGCGGGCGGTGAAGCCCACGCCGTCGAGCGCCAGCCGGTCGCCGTAGCGGTGGCGCAGGCCGCTGAACTCGATGTCCAGCGCGCCCTCGGGCACGCGCGCCGCGCTGGCTTCGGCCAGCGCCGGGGCGGCCAGCACCTCGTTGATGCGCGCCAGCGCCGTGGCACGCTGCATTTGCTCGCCCAAGGCGAAGGTCAGCCGCAGCAGCGGCGCCAGCACCGCCGGGGCCACCAGCAGGAACAGCAGCCAGGTCGGCACGTCCAGACTGCCGCGCGCATGCAGCCACGCGCCCAGCGGCGCGACCACGACGAGATTGGCCGTGAGCAGCCCCACGAACAGCGCCCAGCCCGCCACGCTGACCCGCGCGTAACTCGCCACCCAGTCCACCGCGCCACGCACGGCGGCGGCCAGTTCGCCGAAGGAGCGCGCATCCAGCCCGAAGCTCTTGACCACGTGCACGCCGCGCACATATTCGCCCACCTGGTTGGCGATGCGCTTTTGCAGCGCGCTCCACTCGCGCATGCGCTCGGCGCTGCGGCGCATGAGCCACGCCTGCGCGATGACCGCCACGGGCAGCGGCGCCAGCGCCGCCAGCGCCAGCCGCCAGTCCACCGCAAACAGCAGCGCCA belongs to Ottowia testudinis and includes:
- a CDS encoding DUF4400 domain-containing protein — translated: MIRIIAVAALTLLLVFVLYLPAANPPERFLNQIHSEHKLNTATWSEARAVLILERTLSMNQALSAASPVPTSAQAPGTDRMAEAVAQEMARVNQRFFGNTYFRSIDAQLLLATYRLSALIEWLPLQAFVIIATVIDGFVVRILRAKQFKPHDPEWFALHASAFVLMACASIVAFVTPITIAPALLAMLPVSGAFFLSRVVANFHRHG
- a CDS encoding sigma-70 family RNA polymerase sigma factor, which codes for MSALDPTLSPSVEALYCDHHDWLQGWLRRRLGNAADAADLAHDAFLRLLVTPRRFDGPPEARLYLRTMANGLCVDLWRRRQVEAAWLEALAAQPESFAPSSEQQAIVLQTLQDIDAMLQGISPKAARAFVLAVGCEMTDKEVAAELGVSTRMVRKYVAQAMLLCMQMEAHHNVRG
- a CDS encoding FecR family protein; protein product: MSAAELPLPSAPSADTRDAKHRAMQEAAEWFALLRSGEAVHTDRAAWEAWLAASEAHRAAWGCVEQVSRRFEPIQSSVDPRSTVEVLQTARHHALRRRVLLGLATCGGTGLLSWAVWRHTPLPAMAMAWAADHRTSVGEVREVSLPDGTRVWLGSASAFDEDYQPGLRRLRLVTGDIFIETAADARRGFVVDTPQGRLRALGTRFNARLEEDGQTFVAVYEGAVEVRTATSGTTRVLRASEQTRFSGSGVEPPAQADPARESWTQGLLIAQDMPLGQVAAELARYRRGHLAVAPEVADLRVFGSFPLNDTDRALVMLSTVLPVQVRHTLPWWSSIEPKGKGAARSP
- a CDS encoding sigma-70 family RNA polymerase sigma factor, with the translated sequence MSFSATGSPEAAALQQQIAGLYCDHHGWLHGWLRKKLGCTHRAADLAHDTFVRLLTSRMPARLDEPRAYLTTVARHVLLNHQRRQRLELAWAAELAQVPQEFAPSAEERAMALETLVAIDALLDGLSAKARRAFLLSQLDGLTYAEIAAEIGVSVSRVRQYIAEALTRCYAAL
- a CDS encoding FecR/PupR family sigma factor regulator, which codes for MGDLGADPGATPTADRPSPNAPDALPEPAASSDPTDPIAARAIAWMVQLRSGEASAADHAAFDAWRRADPRHEAAATRMERALGRLNELPQGLAPRQAM
- a CDS encoding IS3 family transposase (programmed frameshift) → MSKSNKFSPEVRERAVRMVQEHRGEYPSLWAAIESIAPKIGCVPQTLYEWVKRVEVDTGVREGITTSEARRMKELEREVKELRRANEILKLASAFFAPGGARPPAQVLKDFIDKHRDAFGVEPLCKVLQVAPSAYRRHAALLREPHKRCIRAQRDDVLVPEIQRVWQANMQVYGADKVWRQLTREGVTVARCTVERLMRRLGLRGVMRGKVVRTTIGDARAPCPLDRVNRQFRAERPNQLWVSDFTYVSTWQGWLYVAFVIDVFARRIVGWRVSSSMRTDFVLDALEQALYARQPERDGSLVCHSDRGSQYVSIRYTERLAEAGIEPSVGSKGDSYDNALAETINGLYKAELIHRRAPWKTKEAVEFATLEWVSWFNHHRLLEPIGYIPPAEAEANYYRQLASQNTEVVA
- a CDS encoding ABC transporter ATP-binding protein; this translates as MIRELMQAGFRLSGERDPRLVHGLAWAVVEGLLAAAPYPLLYLLLRAVFGGTATPGTALAIGLALAACVALRIAAARVGMPLVFGGAYAMMGQARLRVADHLRRLPMGWFARQRGGDLGARLTSDLELVENLWSHFLGIFVSGLAMPAFLALFLFWLDWRLALVMLAGIPLALLALAWTQRAAARSGARLMAASAAAQSALLEYVQGIGVIRGFGRFGEAFRRLEAALDEHHAAMLAAEIKPAPWLVAYGFLLETGYVSLVLAGSWWLAAGTLAPQVLVAFLVLALPVYRQLFEVGLSTVLLRFARRALARIEQVLAQPALPEPAQPRVPQGYAITFEDARFAYDGAPVLDGMSCEIPANGLTAVVGPSGAGKSTLVHLIARLWDVQGGSIRLGGADLREIGTDALHRHVAMVFQDVLLFSGTVLDNLRIGRPGASREQAIEAARRAQAHGFIMALPQGYDTVLDEGGASLSGGERQRISIARALLKDAPVLLLDEATASVDPSAEAEIQRAITELAKGRTVVAIAHRLASVRHADRILVLDQGKLVEQGRHADLIERGGLYARLWAAQQQARDWELTISNRKGD
- a CDS encoding ABC transporter ATP-binding protein, with the translated sequence MTHPTVPTPLVFANLLRVAPWTLALAVATAIASAALSIAPFWFIYRITVELFSARPDMAAVWSLAWWALGLLALRWALMAVSHALAHMGAFAIQHRLRLAMARRLGEVPLSFFAGRGSGSLRRTLTDDVNSLEGFFAHMLPDAVAAAAVPLAALALLFAVDWRLALAALAPLPVAVIAQAWLMRRSAERMREWSALQKRIANQVGEYVRGVHVVKSFGLDARSFGELAAAVRGAVDWVASYARVSVAGWALFVGLLTANLVVVAPLGAWLHARGSLDVPTWLLFLLVAPAVLAPLLRLTFALGEQMQRATALARINEVLAAPALAEASAARVPEGALDIEFSGLRHRYGDRLALDGVGFTARAGQVTALVGPSGSGKSTLVRLVARLYEFEAGSLRVGGVDVREWPLDALLARVGIVFQEVVLFHGSVRDNLRLARPDASDAEIEAAARAAQAHDFIAALPQGYDTPLGERGARLSGGERQRLSIARALLKDAPILLLDEATASVDAENEALIQQALDRLCQGRTVLVVGHRLRTMRHADRIVVMDGGRVAGQGTHDELLRDCETYRRLWRDHEQAREWTLGSRA